Proteins encoded in a region of the Vicia villosa cultivar HV-30 ecotype Madison, WI linkage group LG5, Vvil1.0, whole genome shotgun sequence genome:
- the LOC131607635 gene encoding protein TIFY 5A-like — protein sequence MKKNLNLELRLVPPSINSDLPTSMEGEAEEQQQHRPLTIVYDGKIFVRDATEIQARSILMLAKKEMEDKVRTPTGSSSEPSSPAVFTSNLYSPGTSLSMKKTLQRFLQKRKNRIQEASPYHFNQQK from the exons ATGAAGAAGAATTTGAACCTGGAACTTCGCCTCGTCCCACCTTCCATTAATTCCGATCTTCCTACCTC AATGGAAGGTGAAGCAGAAGAGCAGCAGCAGCACAGGCCTTTGACCATTGTCTACGATGGCAAGATTTTCGTTCGTGATGCAACAGAGATTCAG GCCAGGTCTATTTTAATGCTTGCAAAAAAAGAAATGGAGGATAAAGTGAGGACACCAACTGGATCATCATCAGAGCCATCTTCACCAGCAGTATTTACCAGTAACTTGTATAGCCCTGGAACTTCACTTTCCATGAAAAAAACACTTCAAAGGTTTCTCCAGAAGAGGAAGAATCGGATCCAAGAAGCATCACCTTACCATTTTAATCAGCAGAAATAA